In Leptospira harrisiae, one genomic interval encodes:
- a CDS encoding helix-turn-helix domain-containing protein, with amino-acid sequence MKVTNPKLSPKEKLLIQSVFVFESDKEEKQTLPFYADGFPGIVFFHSKKPVTVYVGSASKVMDPVFVYGQTIEPIQIEINGPFFFVMVQLFPAVVETSLGIPATELTNSCFSIPSADWIEEPNFRLSIEEFSYSLAHMALVNFILEKGKAFQPDPILQVCIEEILEEKGNCEIGKLSKKHGLSERTLQRRFQNYVGLTPKQFSTIIRFQSSLRELDGENKSKLTDVAYMSGYSDQSHFIRQFKSFTKEKPFRFREKI; translated from the coding sequence ATGAAAGTAACAAACCCCAAACTAAGTCCTAAGGAAAAGTTGCTGATCCAATCTGTTTTTGTTTTTGAATCAGATAAAGAAGAAAAACAAACTCTTCCTTTTTATGCGGATGGATTTCCTGGAATTGTATTTTTTCATTCTAAAAAACCGGTTACAGTTTATGTTGGATCTGCATCCAAAGTGATGGATCCAGTTTTTGTTTATGGTCAAACCATTGAACCAATACAAATCGAAATAAATGGTCCCTTTTTCTTTGTCATGGTACAACTTTTTCCTGCGGTTGTAGAAACATCATTGGGAATTCCTGCGACGGAACTCACTAATTCCTGTTTTTCCATACCTTCTGCAGATTGGATTGAAGAACCTAACTTTAGATTATCGATTGAAGAATTTTCTTATTCTCTTGCACACATGGCCTTAGTGAATTTTATTTTGGAAAAGGGAAAGGCATTTCAACCAGACCCCATTTTACAGGTTTGTATTGAAGAAATTTTGGAAGAAAAAGGAAATTGTGAAATTGGAAAGTTATCTAAAAAACATGGGTTGTCAGAACGCACGTTACAAAGACGATTCCAAAATTATGTAGGTCTCACTCCTAAACAATTTTCTACCATCATACGATTTCAATCTAGCTTACGTGAGTTAGATGGTGAAAATAAATCTAAGTTAACCGATGTTGCCTATATGAGTGGGTATTCTGACCAGTCACATTTCATTCGTCAATTCAAGTCTTTCACCAAAGAAAAACCATTTCGATTTCGGGAAAAAATTTAA
- a CDS encoding LLM class flavin-dependent oxidoreductase has translation MAKFSILDLVFINEGNTPKDALANSVKVAKAAENLGYHRIWVAEHHNFPAIASAATSVVIGHLAENTKTIRIGAGGIMLPNHSPLVIAEQFGTLESLYPGRIDLGLGRAPGTDQLTLRALRRDSMSAQTFPEDVKELLAYFEDDANQLQVRAIPGMGTHVPVWILGSSLFGAQLAAILGLPYAFASHFAPGALMEAISIYRKQFRPSVYLDKPYVMVGVNVIAADTDKEAKYLFTSSQQSFTRILRNARGTFPAPIDDIDTFWSPQEKQMASQMLSYSVVGAPDTIKAGITKILEETKADELMTVTSVYDTDAKIKSLEILAKLGF, from the coding sequence ATGGCAAAATTCTCGATTCTAGACTTAGTATTTATCAACGAAGGGAACACACCCAAAGATGCTCTCGCCAATTCGGTTAAAGTAGCAAAGGCAGCAGAAAATTTGGGTTACCACCGCATTTGGGTAGCAGAACATCATAACTTCCCCGCAATTGCCAGTGCAGCCACTTCTGTGGTGATTGGTCATTTGGCAGAAAATACAAAAACCATACGAATCGGTGCCGGTGGGATCATGTTACCGAATCATTCCCCACTTGTGATTGCAGAACAATTTGGGACATTAGAAAGTTTATATCCAGGACGGATCGACTTAGGTCTTGGTCGTGCTCCAGGAACAGACCAACTCACCTTACGAGCGTTACGCAGAGATTCCATGAGTGCACAAACCTTTCCAGAAGATGTAAAAGAATTACTGGCTTATTTTGAAGATGATGCCAACCAATTACAAGTTCGTGCCATTCCCGGAATGGGAACTCATGTGCCTGTTTGGATTTTGGGTTCCAGTTTGTTTGGAGCCCAACTGGCTGCCATCCTTGGACTTCCTTATGCCTTTGCTTCTCATTTTGCTCCAGGTGCTCTTATGGAAGCCATAAGTATTTATCGAAAACAATTTCGACCTTCTGTATATCTAGACAAACCCTATGTGATGGTAGGAGTGAATGTAATTGCAGCCGATACAGACAAAGAAGCAAAGTATCTTTTCACAAGTTCACAACAATCATTTACACGTATCCTGAGAAACGCAAGGGGAACCTTTCCTGCTCCCATCGATGACATTGACACCTTCTGGTCCCCGCAAGAAAAACAAATGGCATCCCAGATGTTATCTTATTCTGTGGTGGGCGCACCTGACACAATTAAGGCGGGAATAACAAAGATACTCGAGGAAACCAAAGCCGATGAACTGATGACTGTCACTTCTGTTTATGATACGGATGCTAAAATCAAATCATTAGAAATCTTGGCAAAATTGGGATTTTGA
- a CDS encoding alpha/beta hydrolase family esterase: protein MKYNSKTLWFVSFALIIFSTASCSRGWLRGKIQERFQKKMEEKPAPIASTDITQKIDSPGDYTFTFSFGGIPRYYKLHVPKSYSPNKEIPLLFVLHGGGGDMEIQSNEDYYHQISKSEENGHIVVFPNGYSKYKSGKIATWNAGNCCAEARDKKIDDVGFIKEILNHTTKQLHIDKSKVYSTGMSNGAMMTYRLACEMTDKLSAIATVAGTDNTISCNPSKPISVLHIHAKDDDKVLFHGGAGNSFKDRSLVTDFVSVPKSISKWVTFNQCNPTPKRVLEEPGVTCDEYNECKDGVKVKLCVTENGGHSWPGGKKPSFFFGSASPSEAIKANDVMWEFFKEN from the coding sequence ATGAAATACAACTCCAAAACTCTATGGTTTGTCTCCTTTGCCCTCATCATTTTTTCCACTGCCTCCTGTTCTCGTGGATGGTTAAGAGGTAAAATCCAAGAACGATTCCAAAAAAAAATGGAGGAAAAACCAGCACCCATCGCATCTACGGATATAACACAAAAGATTGATTCTCCTGGTGATTATACCTTTACCTTTTCATTTGGCGGAATTCCAAGATATTACAAATTACATGTACCAAAGTCATATTCACCTAACAAAGAAATACCTCTACTCTTTGTTTTACACGGTGGCGGTGGTGACATGGAAATTCAATCAAACGAAGACTATTATCATCAAATTTCCAAATCAGAAGAAAATGGACATATTGTCGTTTTTCCCAATGGTTATAGCAAATACAAATCAGGTAAAATAGCCACATGGAATGCAGGAAATTGTTGTGCAGAGGCTCGTGATAAAAAAATCGATGATGTTGGCTTTATCAAAGAAATTTTAAACCATACCACCAAACAACTGCATATCGACAAATCCAAAGTATATTCGACTGGAATGTCAAATGGGGCAATGATGACCTATCGTCTTGCCTGTGAAATGACGGACAAACTCTCAGCCATCGCCACTGTTGCAGGAACTGATAATACAATTTCTTGTAATCCATCCAAACCAATCTCCGTTTTGCATATTCATGCAAAAGACGATGATAAAGTTTTATTCCATGGCGGTGCTGGAAATAGTTTTAAGGATAGGTCACTTGTTACAGACTTTGTTTCTGTTCCTAAATCCATATCTAAATGGGTCACCTTTAACCAGTGTAACCCAACTCCCAAAAGAGTATTAGAGGAACCAGGTGTAACTTGTGATGAATATAACGAATGCAAAGATGGTGTGAAGGTAAAACTTTGTGTCACTGAAAACGGAGGGCATTCTTGGCCTGGTGGCAAAAAACCATCCTTTTTCTTTGGTTCTGCTTCACCTTCCGAAGCCATCAAAGCAAATGATGTTATGTGGGAATTTTTTAAAGAAAACTAA
- a CDS encoding alanine racemase, whose translation MFKSRLWFSLLFAIIIISFLKPKDEGSPYQEYFSRLNVELKTNGFGKPVILLDLDRLDENLSILSKNIPPPLHYRIVVKSLPSLDLLRYITKVTSTNRLMVFHSGDLMMLLSDPEFSSFDILLGKPMPVRALEDIYQKTKMDRFQKIHWLVDTETRLSQYLEFAKLKNLKLHLVLEIDVGLHRGGFSLPSDTNKIFTMIQDHSKNLEFDGFMGYEPHVASVPNLLGDKNQAIEKEIQSSLIKYERFVSSGKKSFPNLFAKELLLNGGGSKTYRFYQKNQQVVNDVSVGSALVMPTDFDVSTLIEHKPAFFIAAPVLKRLEGTTIPFLESISFLFPLWNPNLQVTYFTYGGAYLAKKESPQGLFDNSLYGASTNQGILNGSLATALQPDDYVFYRPTQSEKVMAEMGEVVLLRKGKIIGTWKCFIN comes from the coding sequence ATGTTTAAATCTCGTCTCTGGTTTTCTCTTCTTTTCGCCATCATCATTATATCTTTTCTAAAACCGAAAGATGAAGGTTCTCCCTATCAGGAATATTTTTCTCGTCTCAATGTAGAGTTAAAAACAAATGGATTTGGAAAACCGGTAATACTTTTGGATTTAGACCGGTTGGATGAAAATTTATCCATTCTCTCCAAAAACATTCCACCACCTTTACACTATCGAATTGTTGTAAAATCCCTACCATCGCTTGATCTCCTTCGCTATATTACAAAAGTTACAAGTACAAATCGTTTGATGGTTTTCCATTCGGGAGATCTTATGATGTTACTGAGTGATCCAGAATTTTCTTCGTTTGATATTCTTCTTGGAAAACCGATGCCAGTGCGCGCTTTAGAAGATATTTATCAAAAAACAAAGATGGATCGGTTTCAAAAAATCCATTGGTTAGTGGATACGGAAACAAGACTCAGCCAATACTTGGAATTTGCAAAATTAAAAAATTTAAAATTACATTTGGTTTTGGAAATTGATGTCGGTCTCCATCGCGGAGGATTTAGCCTTCCCTCGGATACAAATAAAATATTTACTATGATTCAAGATCATTCTAAAAATTTAGAATTTGATGGGTTTATGGGATATGAACCACATGTAGCTTCCGTACCAAATTTGTTAGGTGATAAAAATCAAGCGATAGAAAAAGAAATTCAATCTTCACTTATCAAATATGAACGCTTTGTAAGTTCAGGTAAAAAATCTTTCCCTAATTTGTTTGCAAAAGAATTGCTGTTGAATGGTGGAGGAAGTAAAACTTATCGGTTCTATCAAAAGAACCAACAAGTGGTGAATGATGTCTCTGTTGGTTCGGCCTTAGTGATGCCTACTGATTTTGATGTGAGTACACTCATAGAACACAAACCTGCTTTTTTTATTGCCGCCCCTGTTTTGAAACGATTGGAAGGAACCACCATTCCTTTTTTAGAATCTATTTCCTTTTTATTCCCTTTGTGGAATCCTAACTTACAAGTGACTTATTTTACTTATGGCGGAGCCTATCTTGCCAAAAAAGAATCTCCGCAAGGTCTATTTGATAATAGTCTTTATGGTGCCAGTACAAATCAGGGAATTTTAAATGGAAGTTTGGCGACCGCTTTACAACCGGATGATTACGTTTTTTACCGACCAACTCAAAGTGAAAAGGTAATGGCGGAGATGGGGGAAGTGGTTCTTTTGCGAAAAGGAAAAATCATAGGAACCTGGAAGTGTTTTATCAACTAG
- a CDS encoding SpoIIE family protein phosphatase encodes MKIRYLFAIYCTLFILPPIDASPNLTSFQLNDVTELVQLAGPWKFNPKDDITQAKNLFPDSDWSELSVPAQWNNSGLSGFQIGWYRQSFKVSNVFKNKNISILTPIIADANEIYINGFLVGRTGLISEQGELIKKSSRISVYSIPPNIINFDGENTIAVRVADDVGWGGFVNSEFYMGESDLIQGKFYKYIMWNSAICFAFLYSAIYCLILWLRSRRERAYLMYFFFAILAGLATFGNLSLPYFIWDNFWFNHFFFHPALNLMGIFGTLFFFEFAGQKPSKWIKGILWFHLSLAIISLFTFHPFILDLYSKYTLNVNDILSLLELLFIFGFTIKAVRNKQPGAIIILIGQIGLGTTVIFSVLSYLQVYVSILDRSLSEGFLFYTLSLSFALSIRFAKLYEVTNQLKSELEKKNEELVSLDKMKNEFLSNTSHELRTPLNGIIGITESLIEGAMGTVSNGVAKNLGFIISSAKRLSNLVNDLLDFSMMKNRRFNLFPITLAIQPSVEITLSLLEPTAKEKGITLISEIPDNTPLVFGDESRIQQILFNLIGNAIKFTDTGSIRITVQTINNGFADYLEVSVIDTGIGLSKEDQNKIFSPFAQADASISRNFGGVGLGLSITKNLVELHTGNISVESELGKGSAFRFTLPLANGQTEFRPLQNSIGDGTHVWMSTEDLRGNFIVEQAYIERVELSTNLSKDLNRNLTILAVDDDPINLEVLKIQLSGSGFNVIPVLDGPTAISVAKEINPDLVLLDIMMPKMSGYQVCKILRESYSMYEMPILMLTAKNRIEDVLSGLEAGANDYLGKPFDKRELLARVNTLILLKSAVEEKEDYLSIKAELKLAKKIQDSSLPLHPPTGGKATIVSRYNPMTSIGGDYYDFHTPDEYSLGVVIADVSGHGIPAAIVAAMFKMAFNLQKHVSKKPNEVLKRINKLLLDSIHKQFVTACYLFFDLENQRILYASAGHPPVAFYRRKSNKVELVRPKGRILGCFPEIPDEILDLPFAVGDRVILYTDGISEARNLAGEMFGDERLSNYIVENSKNRSADLFADGLLEQVKEFCGKSIPDDDITLVVVDL; translated from the coding sequence ATGAAAATTCGTTATCTATTTGCGATTTACTGCACTTTATTCATTCTTCCGCCAATTGATGCAAGCCCCAATCTTACCTCCTTTCAATTAAACGATGTCACTGAACTTGTTCAATTAGCTGGACCTTGGAAATTCAATCCAAAAGACGACATAACCCAAGCAAAAAACCTATTTCCTGATTCTGACTGGAGCGAACTATCTGTCCCGGCCCAATGGAATAACTCGGGTTTATCTGGTTTTCAAATTGGATGGTACAGGCAATCATTCAAAGTTTCCAATGTTTTTAAAAACAAAAATATAAGTATTCTTACTCCGATCATAGCAGATGCCAATGAAATCTATATCAATGGATTTCTTGTTGGTAGAACTGGTTTGATTTCAGAACAAGGTGAACTCATCAAAAAAAGCAGTAGGATCAGTGTATATTCGATCCCTCCAAATATCATTAACTTTGATGGAGAAAATACTATTGCCGTACGTGTAGCCGATGACGTTGGTTGGGGTGGTTTCGTAAATTCCGAATTTTATATGGGAGAGTCAGATCTCATCCAAGGAAAATTCTACAAATACATTATGTGGAATTCGGCAATCTGTTTTGCATTTTTATACTCTGCAATTTATTGTTTGATACTTTGGTTACGAAGCCGAAGAGAACGAGCTTATTTAATGTATTTCTTTTTTGCAATCCTTGCAGGGCTTGCTACATTCGGAAATTTATCCCTTCCTTATTTTATATGGGATAATTTCTGGTTCAATCATTTCTTCTTTCATCCCGCTTTGAATTTAATGGGTATCTTTGGGACTCTTTTCTTTTTTGAATTTGCTGGGCAAAAACCATCAAAGTGGATCAAAGGAATCCTTTGGTTTCATCTTAGTCTCGCGATCATTTCCCTTTTTACTTTTCATCCTTTTATATTGGATCTTTATTCAAAGTATACATTAAATGTGAATGATATACTTTCCTTACTGGAACTTCTTTTCATTTTTGGTTTCACAATCAAAGCAGTTCGAAACAAACAACCAGGTGCAATTATTATCTTAATTGGACAAATCGGATTAGGGACCACCGTTATCTTCTCAGTTTTAAGTTACCTCCAAGTTTATGTTTCTATTTTAGATAGGTCTCTTTCTGAAGGATTTTTGTTTTATACATTAAGTTTGTCTTTTGCTTTATCGATACGATTTGCAAAACTCTATGAAGTAACTAACCAGTTAAAAAGTGAATTAGAAAAGAAAAACGAAGAACTAGTTTCATTGGATAAAATGAAAAATGAGTTTCTATCTAATACGTCACATGAACTCCGAACTCCATTAAATGGAATCATCGGAATCACTGAATCGTTGATTGAAGGTGCAATGGGTACAGTCAGCAATGGTGTCGCCAAAAACTTAGGGTTCATCATATCATCAGCAAAAAGACTTTCGAATTTGGTAAACGACCTACTTGACTTTTCGATGATGAAAAATAGAAGGTTTAATCTTTTTCCAATCACTCTTGCCATCCAACCTTCTGTAGAAATAACACTGAGCCTACTAGAACCGACGGCCAAAGAAAAAGGAATTACTCTCATTAGTGAAATTCCCGACAACACTCCCTTGGTCTTTGGGGATGAAAGCAGAATCCAACAGATTCTTTTTAATTTAATCGGAAATGCAATCAAATTCACCGATACGGGGAGCATTCGAATCACAGTTCAAACCATTAACAATGGTTTTGCGGATTATCTAGAAGTTTCTGTCATTGATACAGGGATTGGATTGTCAAAAGAAGATCAAAACAAAATTTTTTCACCGTTTGCCCAAGCCGATGCCAGTATCTCTAGAAACTTTGGCGGTGTGGGGCTTGGACTATCTATCACCAAAAACTTAGTAGAATTACATACTGGTAATATTTCCGTTGAATCAGAATTAGGCAAAGGATCGGCATTTCGATTCACATTGCCTCTTGCCAATGGACAAACAGAATTCCGTCCACTGCAAAACTCAATTGGCGATGGGACCCATGTTTGGATGTCAACGGAAGACCTTCGCGGAAACTTTATCGTTGAACAAGCGTATATTGAACGAGTTGAGCTTAGCACCAACCTATCCAAAGATTTAAACAGAAATCTTACCATCCTTGCGGTAGACGATGACCCAATTAATTTAGAAGTTTTAAAAATCCAACTCAGCGGATCAGGATTCAACGTCATACCTGTATTAGATGGACCAACTGCCATTTCCGTAGCCAAGGAGATAAATCCAGACTTGGTATTATTAGATATTATGATGCCGAAAATGAGTGGTTACCAAGTATGTAAAATCTTAAGAGAATCATATTCTATGTATGAAATGCCAATTCTAATGTTAACAGCAAAAAATAGAATTGAAGATGTGCTTTCGGGATTAGAAGCAGGTGCCAATGATTATTTAGGAAAACCTTTCGATAAAAGAGAACTTCTAGCAAGGGTCAACACACTCATTCTTTTAAAATCAGCAGTAGAAGAAAAAGAAGATTACTTAAGCATTAAAGCAGAACTCAAACTCGCCAAAAAAATTCAAGATTCATCCCTGCCATTACATCCTCCAACGGGAGGAAAAGCAACTATCGTATCTAGATACAACCCAATGACTTCTATCGGAGGTGATTATTATGACTTCCACACTCCCGACGAATACAGTTTAGGTGTTGTGATTGCTGATGTCTCCGGGCATGGAATCCCTGCGGCTATCGTTGCTGCCATGTTTAAGATGGCATTTAACTTACAAAAACATGTTTCGAAAAAACCAAACGAAGTCCTAAAAAGAATCAACAAACTTCTTTTAGATTCCATTCATAAACAATTTGTAACTGCCTGTTATTTATTTTTTGATTTAGAAAACCAAAGAATTCTTTACGCAAGTGCAGGTCACCCTCCAGTCGCTTTTTATAGACGCAAATCTAACAAAGTAGAGCTGGTAAGGCCAAAAGGAAGGATTCTAGGATGTTTTCCTGAAATTCCAGATGAAATTTTGGATCTCCCTTTTGCCGTTGGAGACCGTGTTATTTTATATACTGACGGAATTTCTGAAGCTAGAAATCTCGCCGGAGAAATGTTTGGTGATGAGAGGCTCAGCAATTATATTGTTGAAAATTCTAAAAATCGCTCAGCAGACCTTTTTGCAGACGGACTTTTAGAACAAGTCAAAGAATTTTGTGGTAAATCCATTCCAGATGATGACATAACACTTGTAGTTGTTGACCTCTAA
- a CDS encoding nucleoside 2-deoxyribosyltransferase produces MSEYIYCSGPMFTPEELNTMASIAASLEGAGYKTYLPQRDGIEVAKVMAMVNTPIISGEIFRDIMIFVQKAVFAMDVYQVVERCNATVFNMNGRPADDGSISETGISFAVGKPIVIYKNDPRTEFNGLDNPLLTGLSYNWKYVTDIAKIPTNLAEMIVKVNAAGENLYLKNPPPMVKKTMEVGKEVWEILQIIRFFEHKEKDLVNILKVLMEKLKASASFMKYLEG; encoded by the coding sequence ATGAGTGAATATATATATTGTTCTGGGCCAATGTTTACCCCAGAAGAGCTAAACACAATGGCAAGTATTGCAGCGAGTTTAGAAGGTGCTGGTTACAAAACATACCTTCCACAAAGGGATGGAATTGAAGTGGCGAAAGTAATGGCCATGGTAAATACACCAATCATCTCTGGCGAAATCTTTCGAGACATTATGATTTTTGTGCAAAAAGCAGTTTTTGCTATGGATGTTTACCAAGTTGTAGAACGATGTAATGCAACTGTTTTCAACATGAATGGCCGGCCTGCTGATGACGGTTCTATTTCTGAAACCGGAATATCGTTTGCAGTAGGAAAACCAATTGTAATTTATAAAAACGATCCAAGAACCGAATTCAACGGTTTAGACAATCCTCTCCTAACAGGCCTTAGCTATAACTGGAAGTATGTCACAGACATTGCAAAAATTCCAACAAATCTTGCGGAAATGATTGTAAAAGTCAATGCAGCTGGCGAAAATCTTTATCTTAAAAATCCTCCCCCCATGGTCAAAAAAACTATGGAAGTTGGTAAAGAAGTCTGGGAAATTCTGCAAATCATTCGGTTCTTTGAACACAAAGAAAAAGATTTAGTAAACATCCTTAAAGTTCTTATGGAAAAACTAAAAGCATCTGCAAGTTTTATGAAATACTTAGAAGGTTAA
- a CDS encoding methyl-accepting chemotaxis protein, translated as MTNSSSMSQTSHNAKINKSKVIGIKGQLMFFIFFILSTVLSCIFYISYTTAKEQVLNVGEEMFTNVLKDAVGLVDALNERVKAGDMTLEEAQDMAKTYIVGPKMPDGNRDISKTKMSTNDYMYLWGITPEGIATMHPFNIEGANIWDYQIEGKYTVRDTWGNPKATGYPLREIWQNPGEPIYTFMAYQAYYKPWNWVIGAGGREEIIYERRLRGMQGIFLLSAFISLTFSMLLSYFLASFISKRIQKIKYVVEKASQGDLRETVDLSFKDEFGILGDDFNIMSANLREMMKHVVNSSTKVAESAKEMYMSAENSSAVAGDIAKSIKQVAINTESQLVAFTENKRGMLENSQAVAKIADSTATVSELANEVLEKVQDGRNVIGTTIKQMSVVNSSVSGISNSIHVLGENSKAIGQIVETINQIASQTNLLALNAAIEAARAGDQGRGFAVVADEVRKLAERSEYATKQISVLIGEIQNNTTSAVAMMENGAKEVEQGVSMVNEVGQTFERIAGSIEKVTDEMQGVSATTEEISASTEELNASTEQLAQISNGISDSTQAIAASSEEQLASSEEVTEAANNLGVLAEDLKSEIDKFKI; from the coding sequence ATGACAAATTCTAGTTCCATGTCTCAAACCTCCCACAATGCAAAGATTAACAAAAGTAAGGTGATTGGTATTAAAGGCCAATTGATGTTTTTTATATTTTTTATTCTTTCAACTGTCCTTTCTTGTATTTTTTATATTTCTTACACCACAGCGAAAGAACAAGTATTGAATGTCGGTGAAGAGATGTTTACCAACGTCCTTAAGGATGCCGTTGGTTTAGTGGATGCCTTAAACGAAAGGGTAAAAGCCGGTGATATGACTTTGGAAGAAGCTCAGGATATGGCAAAAACGTATATTGTCGGTCCTAAGATGCCAGATGGAAACCGAGATATATCTAAAACCAAAATGTCAACAAACGACTATATGTATCTTTGGGGAATTACTCCAGAAGGGATTGCAACGATGCACCCATTTAATATCGAAGGTGCAAATATCTGGGACTACCAAATCGAAGGTAAGTACACTGTGAGAGATACATGGGGAAATCCAAAAGCAACCGGTTATCCTTTGCGTGAAATTTGGCAAAACCCTGGAGAACCGATTTATACATTTATGGCCTACCAAGCATATTATAAACCTTGGAACTGGGTCATCGGTGCTGGTGGTAGAGAAGAAATTATATATGAAAGAAGATTACGAGGTATGCAAGGTATCTTTTTGCTAAGTGCTTTTATTAGTTTAACTTTCTCTATGTTACTTTCGTATTTTTTAGCATCTTTTATTTCTAAAAGAATCCAAAAAATTAAATATGTGGTAGAAAAAGCAAGTCAAGGGGACCTTCGAGAAACGGTGGATCTTAGCTTTAAAGATGAATTTGGAATTCTTGGCGATGATTTTAATATCATGTCAGCTAACTTGCGTGAAATGATGAAACATGTTGTCAATTCCTCTACCAAGGTTGCCGAATCTGCAAAAGAAATGTATATGAGTGCAGAAAATTCTTCTGCCGTTGCAGGCGATATTGCCAAATCTATTAAACAAGTGGCAATCAACACAGAGTCACAGCTAGTTGCGTTTACCGAAAATAAAAGAGGTATGCTTGAAAATTCTCAAGCTGTCGCAAAAATTGCTGATTCCACTGCAACTGTATCGGAATTAGCCAATGAAGTTTTAGAAAAAGTCCAAGACGGAAGAAATGTTATTGGAACAACCATTAAACAAATGTCAGTCGTCAACTCTTCTGTTAGTGGAATTTCAAATAGCATTCATGTTTTAGGTGAAAATTCAAAAGCAATTGGTCAAATTGTAGAAACGATCAATCAAATTGCGAGTCAAACTAATTTACTTGCACTCAATGCGGCTATCGAAGCAGCAAGAGCCGGAGACCAAGGTCGAGGTTTTGCAGTTGTGGCAGATGAAGTCCGAAAATTAGCAGAACGATCTGAATATGCAACCAAGCAAATCAGTGTATTGATTGGCGAAATCCAAAATAATACAACTTCTGCTGTTGCCATGATGGAGAATGGTGCAAAAGAGGTGGAGCAAGGTGTTTCCATGGTGAATGAAGTGGGACAAACCTTTGAAAGGATTGCAGGTTCCATTGAAAAAGTAACGGATGAGATGCAAGGTGTTTCTGCAACTACGGAAGAAATTTCTGCAAGTACAGAAGAGTTAAATGCCTCAACCGAACAATTAGCACAAATATCAAATGGAATTTCTGATAGCACACAGGCCATCGCAGCTTCTTCAGAAGAACAACTTGCATCCTCTGAAGAAGTAACGGAAGCGGCCAATAACTTAGGAGTGCTTGCCGAGGATCTAAAATCTGAGATAGATAAGTTTAAGATTTAA
- a CDS encoding SRPBCC family protein, producing the protein MKNNQVTNSTFTIERILPSTKERAFAAWANADSKRRWFACHDDWKTVEFSLDFQVGGKETNLVLTPSGSRHVFDATYYDIIPNERIVYAFGMYVDNIRISVSLVTVLFESVIVGRTRMVFTEQIVLLQKPTSEGFSTEEEVRGRVEGTNAGFDRLEKELS; encoded by the coding sequence ATGAAAAATAATCAAGTTACTAATTCCACATTTACGATTGAAAGAATTTTGCCTAGTACCAAAGAAAGAGCCTTTGCTGCTTGGGCCAATGCAGATTCCAAACGAAGATGGTTTGCTTGTCATGATGATTGGAAAACTGTTGAGTTTAGTTTAGACTTTCAAGTTGGTGGAAAAGAAACTAATCTTGTTTTAACACCTTCGGGGAGCCGTCATGTATTTGATGCAACATATTATGACATCATCCCCAATGAAAGAATTGTTTATGCTTTTGGAATGTATGTGGATAACATACGCATTTCAGTTTCCTTAGTTACTGTTCTTTTTGAATCTGTGATTGTAGGAAGAACCAGGATGGTATTTACAGAACAGATTGTACTTTTGCAAAAGCCAACGTCAGAAGGTTTTTCTACCGAAGAGGAAGTCCGCGGTCGTGTAGAAGGAACCAATGCAGGATTTGATCGTTTGGAAAAAGAATTATCCTAG
- a CDS encoding ArsR/SmtB family transcription factor codes for MQYNSQGLEHIFHALADRSRLQMVERLSLGPASVKELAEPLAMALPSVLKHLKVLEEGGIVLSEKSGRVRTYRLDPKQLEGIDSWMEERKAAWNRRFDRLGNFLIESSGENSDGV; via the coding sequence ATGCAGTATAATTCGCAAGGTTTGGAACATATCTTTCATGCTCTCGCTGATCGTAGTCGACTACAAATGGTCGAACGATTGAGTCTTGGTCCGGCTTCGGTAAAGGAATTAGCGGAGCCTTTGGCAATGGCATTACCTTCTGTGTTAAAACATTTAAAAGTTTTAGAAGAAGGTGGGATTGTACTTTCAGAAAAGTCTGGTAGAGTTCGTACATATAGATTGGACCCAAAACAACTTGAAGGTATTGATTCTTGGATGGAAGAACGAAAGGCAGCGTGGAATCGTAGATTTGATCGATTAGGAAATTTTTTAATCGAATCATCTGGTGAGAATTCCGACGGAGTATAA